A genome region from Salvia splendens isolate huo1 chromosome 19, SspV2, whole genome shotgun sequence includes the following:
- the LOC121780011 gene encoding probable phospholipid hydroperoxide glutathione peroxidase, with translation MATQSNQPHSIHDFTVKDAKGDDINLNAYKGKVLLIVNVASQCGLTNSNYTELTQLYQKYKDQGLEILAFPCNQFGSQEPGTNEEIQEFVCTRFKAEYPVFDKVDVNGSNAAPIYKFLKSAKGSMFGDGIKWNFAKFLVDKDGQVVDRYAPTTSPLSIEKDIKKLLEKA, from the exons ATGGCTACTCAATCAAACCAACCTCACTCGATCCATGATTTCACTGTTAAG GATGCTAAGGGTGATGATATCAATCTGAATGCATACAAGGGCAAAGTGCTGCTGATTGTCAATGTTGCATCACAATG TGGTCTTACCAATTCCAATTACACTGAGCTGACACAGTTGTATCAGAAATACAAGGATCAAG GATTGGAGATACTAGCATTTCCATGCAACCAGTTTGGTTCACAAGAGCCTGGTACTAATGAAGAAATTCAGGAATTCGTCTGCACTCGTTTCAAGGCCGAGTATCCTGTATTTGACAAG GTTGATGTGAACGGTTCCAATGCTGCCCCGATATACAAGTTCTTGAAGTCAGCCAAAGGCAGCATGTTTGGTGACGGTATCAAGTGGAACTTCGCCAAGTTCCTAGTTGACAAAGATGGTCAGGTTGTTGATCGCTATGCACCTACCACAAGTCCTCTAAGCATAGAG AAGGATATCAAGAAGCTCCTGGAGAAAGCGTAG